A window of Trichoderma atroviride chromosome 3, complete sequence contains these coding sequences:
- a CDS encoding uncharacterized protein (BUSCO:EOG092D0HR5) — MSSLFEQHKEIERKQETLSAVESYFVLTEDEIDLLTSTLKPVDDAFFTCLQKAKKITLGCDILLGFENQTLGLELIDRTSGHVNLAFQKLYKWVQQEFRTLNLENPHVNPSMRQALRVLAERPSLFQNCLDFFAASRERFLSEAFHCALTGITPQGTEDTSTRPIDLTAHDPLRYVGDMFAWVHSATVGEREALETLFTLKKDDALNPSMPSFNEKPWHFPSDEVSVDTDSKVLEALNQLMDRNFSPVVRILRQRVEQAVQSNEDVIPAYKISTLLSFYRATFEKLLGAGSGLEECTGALEKVAKRQFRSLVRDNILSIQGEFQQVPPNLEPPRFLQDAFQQLGIILQTYESSLSVSADPGSEVQSILSQAFEPYMSGCEEIAKPMTYPESGIFLVNCKLTAALCLETYECTTFRANEIRDSISQDVVKLVNDQHAVFRQKSGLDMLLNSLEDAALASVAPSSVIQASQELDDFLPSALMDAMDRLKGLQDSGIAREIVEQAAERFCGDFERLEEAVASQFDDETDNEAAMRFSRTSAEIRVLLS; from the coding sequence ATGTCATCTCTCTTTGAACAACACAAGGAAATCGAGAGGAAGCAAGAAACTCTCAGCGCCGTCGAGAGCTACTTTGTACTGACAGAAGACGAAATCGATTTGCTGACGTCAACGTTGAAACCGGTTGACGATGCATTCTTCACCTGCCTCCAGAAAGCGAAAAAGATCACCCTTGGTTGCGACATACTCCTGGGATTTGAAAACCAAACTCTTGGCTTGGAGTTGATCGATCGAACATCCGGGCATGTAAATTTAGCTTTCCAAAAGCTCTACAAATGGGTTCAGCAAGAGTTTAGGACGCTGAATCTAGAAAATCCCCATGTGAATCCATCCATGCGGCAAGCGTTAAGAGTGCTTGCTGAACGACCTTCTCTATTTCAAAATTGCCTTGACTTTTTTGCGGCATCTAGAGAACGATTTTTATCTGAGGCTTTTCACTGTGCTCTCACAGGCATTACGCCCCAGGGCACAGAAGATACTTCTACCAGGCCAATTGATTTAACGGCACATGATCCGCTCCGCTATGTCGGTGATATGTTTGCTTGGGTTCATTCTGCAACAGTGGGTGAGCGAGAAGCGCTCGAAACTTTATTCACTCTAAAAAAGGATGATGCGCTGAATCCATCAATGCCGAGCTTCAACGAAAAGCCTTGGCACTTCCCTTCAGATGAGGTCTCTGTCGATACTGATTCTAAGGTTCTTGAAGCACTTAATCAATTAATGGATCGCAATTTCTCGCCGGTTGTTCGAATACTGCGCCAGCGAGTTGAGCAAGCAGTTCAGTCAAACGAAGATGTAATCCCTGCCTATAAAATTTCTACGCTTCTCAGTTTCTACCGAGCTACATTTGAGAAGCTTCTAGGCGCGGGTTCCGGTCTAGAAGAATGTACGGGAGCTTTAGAGAAAGTAGCCAAGCGACAATTTCGATCACTTGTGAGAGATAATATTTTATCTATTCAAGGTGAATTTCAACAAGTTCCTCCCAACCTAGAGCCCCCGCGATTCCTCCAAGATGCTTTCCAACAGCTCGGCATCATTCTCCAGACTTATGAATCTTCTTTGTCTGTGTCCGCAGACCCTGGAAGTGAGGTTCAAAGTATATTGTCACAAGCGTTTGAACCATATATGTCGGGCTGCGAAGAGATTGCGAAGCCGATGACGTACCCTGAGAGTGGGATATTCCTCGTCAATTGCAAACTCACGGCAGCTCTTTGCCTAGAAACCTACGAATGCACGACCTTCAGAGCAAATGAAATTCGAGACAGCATATCACAGGATGTTGTTAAGTTGGTTAATGACCAACATGCTGTATTTCGCCAGAAATCAGGTTTGGATATGCTTCTAAATAGCCTAGAAGATGCCGCACTTGCTTCAGTAGCACCGTCTTCTGTTATCCAAGCTAGCCAGGAGTTGGACGACTTCCTCCCGTCCGCATTGATGGATGCGATGGATAGGCTAAAGGGGCTCCAGGACTCAGGGATCGCTCGAGAGATTGTAgaacaagctgctgaaagATTCTGTGGCGACTTTGAGAGATTGGAGGAGGCTGTTGCAAGTCAATTCGACGATGAAACAGACAATGAAGCGGCTATG